CCCCCACGTCGACGCCCGCGGAGACCGTGACGGCCGCTCCCGAACCGGCAACCGGGACCGCCGTCCCCGCGGCCGAGACCGGGACCGCCCCCTGTTGCCAGGGAGGGGCGACCCCGCCCGCCACCACCGCCACGTCCGCGGGAACACCGCACGAAGCCGAGCCTTTCAAGCCGTTCCGGCTCTTCACGGACCCCAAGTACTCTTCACTGGAGCGGATCTGCCTGCTGTCGGTCCTGGCGATCGCGATCCTGGGCCTGCTCTACGCCCTGATGCTCGTCGGCCAGGTCTACCGTGCCGACACGGGGACCAAGAAGATGCAGGACATCGCCGCGGCCGTCCGGGAAGGCGCCAACGCCTACCTGTACGCCCAGTTCAAGAAGATCGGCCCCCTGATCATCGTGATCACCCTGCTTTTGTTCTTCACCTTCACGGGCCATGAGCAGGCTTTCCGCTGGGGCCGCGCCGTCGCCTTCCTCATGGGCGCCCTCTTCAGCTGGTGCGTGGGCTTCGTCGGGATGCGCCTGGCGACCCAGGGGAACCTGCGCGTGGCGGCTGCCGCCCGGCACTCCTACGGCGAGGCGCTGCAACTCGGTTACCGCACCGGCACCATCACCGGCATGCTGACGGACGGGCTCGGCCTGCTCGGCGGCACCCTGATCTTCCTGGTGTTCGGCGCCCAGGCCTACGAGGCCCTGCTGGGCTTCGGCTTCGGCGGCACGCTGCTGGCGCTGTTCATGCGCGTGGGCGGCGGCATCTACACCAAGGCCGCCGACGTCGGCGCCGACCTGGTGGGCAAGATCGAGAAGGACATCCCCGAGGACGACCCGCGCAACGCCGCCACCATCGCCGACAACGTGGGCGACAACGTGGGCGATTGCGCCGGGATGGCCGCGGACATCTTCGAGAGCTACGAGGTCACCATCGTGGCCGCCATGATCCTCGGCATGGCCTCCTTCGGCCACAAGGGGGTCATCTTCCCGCTGCTGGTGCGCGGCATCGGCGTGCTGGGGTCCATCATCAGCACCTACACCGTCAAGGCCGGTGCCAAGGACACCTCGGACACGGCCCTCAAGAGCGTTCACCGCGGCTTCTGGATCGGGTCCGCCATCAGCGTCCTGGGCTTCGTCGTTCTCGGCTGGAAATACCTGGTCTTCGACGCCGCCTACGTCAAGGAGAACGCCATGTCCGCCGCCGGGTTCCCCGGCTGGGTGGTCGGTGGCGTCCCGATCTCCGACCATCTGAGCGGCGTCTGGTACAACCTCGGCGTCCCCGGCGTGGACTGGCGCCCCGCCATCACCTGCTTCATCGGCGTCATCCTGGCCATCGCGCTCAACAAGGTCACCAGCTACTACACCCACACCAGCCACCCCCCCGTCAAGAGCCTGGCCAAGTCCTGCCGCACGGGGCACGCCACCAACATCATCCAGGGCTTCGCCGTGGGTTACGAGAGCACCGTGGTGGCCATCGCCGTCATCGCCGTGGCCGTGTTCCTGTCCGTCCTCTGCTACGCCGGCACGGGCCCCATCTTCGTGGCCTACGGCGTGGCCATGACCGGCATCGGCATGCTGACGCTCACCGGCAACACCATCTCCATGGACGTCTTCGGCCCGGTGGCCGACAACGCCAACGGCATCGGCGAGATGGGCTACGACAAGGCGGAAATGGACGCCAAGGAGCCCGGGTCCTACAAGCGGGCGAGGCAGGTCCTGGCCGATCTCGACGCCGTGGGGAACACCACGAAGGCGGAGACCAAGGGCATCGCCATCGGCTCCGCCGTCATCGCCGCCGTCTCCCTTTTCTCCAGCTTCATCGCGGTCATCGCGGTCGGCAGCGAGGAGAAGATCACGGAGATGACCATGTCCCAGTACAACAACGTGGCGGGCCTCCTCTCCGTCGCTTCGCCCAAGATCTTCATCGGCCTCCTCATCGGCGGGGCCGTTCCCTTCCTCTTCTCCAGCATGCTCATCCGCGCCGTGGGGCGCGCGGCTTACTACATCGTCCAGGAGTGCCGCGTCCAGTTCCGCGACCCCGAGATCTGGCAGGGCAGCAAGAAACCCGACTACGGGAAGGTGGTGAACATCTGCACCCTGACCGCCCAGAAGGAACTGGTGGGCCCCGGCCTCCTGGCCATCGTGGTCCCGCTCCTGGTCGGCTTCCTCCTCGGCCCCTTCGCCCTCGGCGGCTTCCTGGCGGGCATGATCCTGTCGGGCCAGCTCCTGGCGGTCTTCATGGCCAACGCGGGCGGCGCGTGGGACAACGCCAAGAAGATGATCGAGGACGGCATCTACGGCGGCAAGGGCTCCGAGGCCCACAAGGCGGCCGTCACCGGCGACACCGTGGGCGACCCGCTCAAGGACACCGCCGGCCCGGCCATCAACCCCCTCATCAAGGTCATGAACATGGTCAGCCTCCTGACCCTCGGCCTGGTGCTCCAGTTCAACATCTCCGGCGACAACGACATCCTCTCCCAGCTGATCCCCGGCTTCAAGGCCGGCGCCCCCATCGTGGGCATCATGGTGGCCGCCATCGGCATCGTCCTGGTGGCGTGGGCCGTCTACCAGAGCAAGCGCGAGAGCGGGGAGTTCGAGGAATCCGAGCCGGAAGCGCCCCAGAAGTGACCAATTCCGGGGGGCGGCGTTTGCCGCCCCCCGGGTTTAATCCTCTGAGATCTTGCAGGTAGCCGTCTCCCATGAAACAGACGCTGAAAGTACTCAACCAGATGGTCCAGGACGGCATCGTTGAAGCGTATGCCGTCGGCGGGGCCATGGCGGCGCTGTTTCACGTGGAGACGATTCTGACTTACGATCTGGACGTTTTTACCTTGCTTCCCTCTTCCGGCCTGACCGTCACTTTGACACCTCTCTATGATTACCTGCGGGAAAAAGGTTACCAGGAAGAGGGCGAGTGCGTTTCCATCGAGGGTATCCCGGTTCTATTCCTCCCGGCCCCCGACGCCTTGTTGAAATGCAGCGCTTTACGGCTTCACTGACCCATGGCCGCGACCCCCGGGCCCGGATATGGTCCCTGCCTCCCGAGGAAAACGTTCCACGTCAAGGCCTCGAAGACCTGCCTGCACAACTGAGAGTAAACAAATAGTTTTATATCACTCATCAAAGGAGATTCATCCATGCCCATCACCAAACTCGACCAGATCCTGGAGGCGGTCAAGTCCAAGCCGAAAAAGCGCCTGGTGGCCGCCTTCGCCAACGACGTCCACACCGTGGAGGCCGTCCACGAAGCCATCAAGCTGGGAATCGTGGACGCCACCCTCGTCGGCGACGAGGCCACCATCCTCAAGAACTGCGCCGCCCACGGCATCGACCCCGGCCAGTTCAAGATCGTCCAGGAAGCCGACGAGATGAAGGCCGCCAACCTGGCGGTCAGCCTCATCAACCAGG
This Acidobacteriota bacterium DNA region includes the following protein-coding sequences:
- a CDS encoding sodium-translocating pyrophosphatase, translating into MTAAPEPATGTAVPAAETGTAPCCQGGATPPATTATSAGTPHEAEPFKPFRLFTDPKYSSLERICLLSVLAIAILGLLYALMLVGQVYRADTGTKKMQDIAAAVREGANAYLYAQFKKIGPLIIVITLLLFFTFTGHEQAFRWGRAVAFLMGALFSWCVGFVGMRLATQGNLRVAAAARHSYGEALQLGYRTGTITGMLTDGLGLLGGTLIFLVFGAQAYEALLGFGFGGTLLALFMRVGGGIYTKAADVGADLVGKIEKDIPEDDPRNAATIADNVGDNVGDCAGMAADIFESYEVTIVAAMILGMASFGHKGVIFPLLVRGIGVLGSIISTYTVKAGAKDTSDTALKSVHRGFWIGSAISVLGFVVLGWKYLVFDAAYVKENAMSAAGFPGWVVGGVPISDHLSGVWYNLGVPGVDWRPAITCFIGVILAIALNKVTSYYTHTSHPPVKSLAKSCRTGHATNIIQGFAVGYESTVVAIAVIAVAVFLSVLCYAGTGPIFVAYGVAMTGIGMLTLTGNTISMDVFGPVADNANGIGEMGYDKAEMDAKEPGSYKRARQVLADLDAVGNTTKAETKGIAIGSAVIAAVSLFSSFIAVIAVGSEEKITEMTMSQYNNVAGLLSVASPKIFIGLLIGGAVPFLFSSMLIRAVGRAAYYIVQECRVQFRDPEIWQGSKKPDYGKVVNICTLTAQKELVGPGLLAIVVPLLVGFLLGPFALGGFLAGMILSGQLLAVFMANAGGAWDNAKKMIEDGIYGGKGSEAHKAAVTGDTVGDPLKDTAGPAINPLIKVMNMVSLLTLGLVLQFNISGDNDILSQLIPGFKAGAPIVGIMVAAIGIVLVAWAVYQSKRESGEFEESEPEAPQK